In Tamandua tetradactyla isolate mTamTet1 chromosome 7, mTamTet1.pri, whole genome shotgun sequence, the following are encoded in one genomic region:
- the LOC143690636 gene encoding olfactory receptor 6C2-like: MNNYTITTFILLGLTDDPQLQVLVFIFLFLTYVLGIIGNLTIITLTFVDSNLKTPMYFFLKNFSFLEISFTSACIPRYLHNLATGDKVITYNACVIQVFFTDLFAVTEFFLLAAMSYDRYVAICRPLHYVTIMSKRVCRRLVFCCWWAGLFIIISPLSLGLNLKFCNSNVINHFLCDASPLLKISCSETWYMEKTVMICAVLTLLLTLMCVVLSYVHIIKTVFRFPSVQERKKAFSTCSSHLIVLSITYGTCMFIYMNPTANEEVTINKVVSLLIFSISPMLNPFIYSLRNKQVRKAFSDSIKRIVSFLKS, translated from the coding sequence ATGAATAACTATACAATAACAACATTCATTCTGCTGGGACTGACGGATGACCCTCAGCTGCAGgttctggtttttatatttctatttctcaccTACGTGTTGGGTATAATTGGGAATCTGACCATCATCACACTCACCTTTGTGGATTCGAATCTTAAaacacccatgtactttttcttaaaaaatttctcCTTCCTAGAAATATCCTTTACATCTGCTTGTATTCCAAGATACCTGCATAATTTAGCAACAGGTGACAAGGTCATTACCTATAACGCTTGTGTCATCCAAGTATTTTTTACTGACCTCTTTGCAGtgacagaattttttcttttggccgccatgtcctatgaccgctatgtggccatctgcagaCCCCTGCATTATGTGACCATCATGAGCAAGAGAGTCTGCAGAAGGCTTGTGTTTTGCTGTTGGTGGGCTGGACTGTTTATCATAATTTCCCCACTTAGTCTGGGGCTAAATCTGAAATTCTGCAACTCAAATGTGATTAATCATTTTCTCTGTGATGCTTCTCCACTCCTGAAGATCTCATGTTCAGAGACATGGTACATGGAAAAAACAGTTATGATCTGCGCTGTGCTGACCCTCCTCTTGACCCTTATGTGTGTAGTTCTGTCCTACGTTCATATTATCAAGACTGTTTTTAGATTCCCCTCTgtccaggaaaggaaaaaggcattTTCAACCTGTTCTTCCCACCTGATCGTCCTTTCCATCACCTATGGGACGTGCATGTTCATCTACATGAATCCTACAGCAAACGAAGAGGTGACCATCAATAAAGTGGTTTCACtgctcattttttctatttcaccTATGttaaatccttttatttattcactgagaAATAAACAAGTGAGGAAGGCCTTTAGTGATtccattaaaagaattgtatcattcttaaagagttaa